From the Lathyrus oleraceus cultivar Zhongwan6 chromosome 4, CAAS_Psat_ZW6_1.0, whole genome shotgun sequence genome, one window contains:
- the LOC127136534 gene encoding uncharacterized protein LOC127136534, giving the protein MRNPKTSASRKGKPSKVSTSSPPSMTARNVKTLELSTIVKKPQSMTSLYLDPISVEPNVGISKDRPVLTNVMEDVETSKTSDKPRSVTTLSKSNVIVEDRDDVYKNIHVLISQVLGIEPKIDVVPDVSTSLAQPDNTTETLMDKSDVNVSTLSPEKLKDKERSEGMTGDLDNKDKNSIEKKDQPTDMVNIEDLDSDDVPIGQILAPCISKILKNRKCQAIESSSTPSKSIRKRASGGPKKRWSKFVTHVSKKKSLKRKEVSSEYSESDHDVEHNVHDILSTARKQASGKKIPTNIPEVPIDNIFFQSVENVEKWKFVYQRRLALEREMDKDAFECKEVTSLIQEAGLMKTITSFGKCYEMLVKELIVNISKECDNKRIK; this is encoded by the coding sequence ATGAGAAATCCTAAAACTTCTGCTTCGAGGAAAGGCAAGCCCTCTAAAGTAAGTACATCTTCCCCTCCTTCCATGACTGCTAGAAATGTAAAAACTCTTGAACTCTCTACTATAGTAAAGAAACCCCAGTCTATGACTAGTCTGTATCTTGATCCCATTAGTGTTGAACCTAATGTTGGTATTTCTAAAGATCGTCCTGTTTTGACAAATGTTATGGAAGATGTTGAAACCTCTAAAACCAGTGATAAACCTAGATCTGTAACTACTTTGAGTAAATCCAACGTGATCGTTGAGGACAGAGACGACGTATACAAGAATATCCATGTGTTGATCTCTCAAGTGTTGGGTATTGAACCCAAGATTGATGTCGTGCCGGATGTCTCCACATCCTTGGCCCAACCTGATAACACTACTGAGACCCTCATGGATAAATCTGATGTGAATGTTTCTACTCTGTCTCCTGAAAAATTGAAAGACAAAGAAAGGTCTGAAGGAATGACTGGTGATCTAGATAACAAAGATAAAAACTCTATTGAGAAAAAGGATCAACCCACTGACATGGTAAATATTGAGGATCTAGACTCTGATGATGTTCCCATTGGTCAAATATTGGCTCCATGTATATCTAAAATATTGAAGAACAGAAAATGTCAAGCTATTGAATCCTCCAGCACGCCCTCCAAATCTATCAGGAAAAGAGCTAGTGGTGGCCCTAAAAAAAGATGGAGCAAGTTTGTTACGCATGTGTCTAAGAAGAAATCCTTGAAGAGGAAGGAAGTTTCTTCTGAGTATAGTGAGTCTGACCATGATGTCGAACACAATGTTCATGACATCCTTTCTACTGCCAGAAAGCAAGCATCTGGGAAGAAGATTCCAACAAATATCCCTGAAGTTCCAATTGACAACATTTTCTTTCAGTCTGTGGAGAATGttgaaaaatggaaatttgtGTATCAAAGAAGATTAGCTCTGGAAAGGGAAATGGATAAAGATGCTTTTGAATGCAAAGAGGTGACGAGTCTGATTCAAGAGGCTGGATTAATGAAAACTATAACTAGTTTTGGCAAGTGCTATGAAATGCTTGTTAAAGAACTTATTGTGAACATCTCTAAGGAATGTGACAACAAGAGGATCAAGTAG
- the LOC127136536 gene encoding uncharacterized mitochondrial protein AtMg00810-like: MDDTIFISQSKYAKSIVKKFGMENASHKRTPAPTHLKLNKGEKGVNVDQNLYWSTIGSLLYLIASIPDITFVVGVCARYQSEPKMSHITQVKRILKYINGTSDYGILHSHNANSLLIGYCDADWVGSADDIKSTSR, encoded by the coding sequence ATGGATGACACTATCTTCAtctctcaaagcaagtatgccaagagTATAGTaaagaagtttggcatggaaaatgctagtcataaaaggacacctgcaCCAACTCACTTGAAATTGAATAAAGGTGAAAAAGGTGTAAATGTGGATCAAAATCTATATTGGAGTACGATTGGTAGTTTACTGTATCTTATAGCTAGCATACCTGACATTACATTTGTTGTAggagtatgtgctagatatcagTCTGAACCCAAAATGAGTCATATTActcaagtgaaaaggatcctgaagtATATCAATGGAACTAGTGACTATGGAATATTGCATTCTCATAATGCAAACTCCTTGCTTATAGGATACTGTGATGCAGATTGGGTAGGCAGTGCTGATGATATAAAGAGCACTTCTAGATGA